Within the Bacillus pumilus genome, the region CGTGAATGACACAACATTTCCCCACTGATCGGCAACAGTAAAATGTGTGGTCTCACCAATGGTTTTATCTTCAGGCTGCGAGACAATAGGTGATGGGTTTTTTTCATCCTCATACGCCCACGGATCCCCTTCTTTCGGGTTACGATTCTTTTGATCTAATTGAATAAGAGAGGCTCTTTCTGAAATGTAATCATCGTCTAATAGTCCTTTTAGTGGAACATCTACGAATTCGGGGTCGCCGGCATATGCAGCACGGTCAGCATAGGAGAGATGCATCGTTTCAGCAAGTAGTTGATATTTTTCAAATGATTTGGGGTCATATTGAGATAGGTTAAAGTGATCAAGTATTTTGAGCATTTGCAGCATAAACACCCCGCCTGAGCTTGGTGGAGGCATACTTGCAAGCTGGTATCCTTTATAGTCTCCCCAGATAGGCTTGTCAGTCTCGACCTCATAACGAGCAATGTCATCAGTTGTCATCGTCCCGCCAAAATCTTGGACTGTATTTGCAAGTGCCTTTGCTACTTTTCCTTCATAAAATGCTTTGCTTCCTTTTTTCGCAATGAGTTTAAATGTTTTTGCAAGACCTGGCTGAACGAGGAGGTCTCCTTCTTTGAGCGGCTGATCATTTGGAAGAAAGATTGGCGCTGCGGCCGTTTTCTTCAATTTTCCTTGATGATCGTCAATGGCTTTTGCCAGGACAGAATCGATTTCAAATCCATCCTCTGCCAGCTGAATGGAAGGCTTGATTAATTCCTTCATCGAGCGGGTTCCCCACTTATCTAATGCCGCTTCAAGACCTTTTACAGTCCCTGGAACACCAACAGCATTACCGTGTGTAGATCGCTCTGCAAACGGAATGACTTTGCCATCATCTGTTAAAAACATATCTGGTGTCGCGCCTTGTGGTGCTCTTTCTCGACTATTGATGATAGATGTTTCTTTTGTCTTCCCATCATACACCATCATAAATCCTCCGCCACCAATTCCAGACATCATAGGCTCTGTCACATTGAGTGCGTACTGGATAGCAACAGCAGCGTCAACAGCATTTCCACCTTTCTTTAATACATCTGCACCCACCTCTGATGCAAGCGGATGGGCAGTAGCCACCATGCCATCTTTCCCAACAGCTACTTTATTCCCATGAGGTTCGTTTGCAGCGACCTGACTGACAGGCAGAAAAAACGAGAAAACAAGCAGACATATGGACAAAATAGTTAGAGAAATGCGTTTCATACACAACACCCCTTCCATATTCTTACTTTGACCATACCGACTTCTTGACCAGAATACAATAGATTATTCTAAAATTTCTAATTTTTTCATCCTATCATCCTATATTCATCAAATATAAAGCGGGTTTTCAAAACATATGACACACTTACTAAGTAGGGATAAAGACACTATCCTTTCATGTTTTTGATTTCACGGTATAATAAACGCATCACGAAGGGGGAAAAATGATGAATCAGAAGAGCACCTTATTTTGGGAAACATATTGGAAAGAAAAATTAGAAAGCGCACCAATTGACGCACCTGTTTCCGCTTGGGCATTTGGAGCAGACCCAGATCATTTGCTTGACCTTGTTCTGCAAGGGAAAAAAACAGCGACTTGTTCTGGACATCTTTTTTACGAAAAGGAAC harbors:
- the ggt gene encoding gamma-glutamyltransferase; this translates as MKRISLTILSICLLVFSFFLPVSQVAANEPHGNKVAVGKDGMVATAHPLASEVGADVLKKGGNAVDAAVAIQYALNVTEPMMSGIGGGGFMMVYDGKTKETSIINSRERAPQGATPDMFLTDDGKVIPFAERSTHGNAVGVPGTVKGLEAALDKWGTRSMKELIKPSIQLAEDGFEIDSVLAKAIDDHQGKLKKTAAAPIFLPNDQPLKEGDLLVQPGLAKTFKLIAKKGSKAFYEGKVAKALANTVQDFGGTMTTDDIARYEVETDKPIWGDYKGYQLASMPPPSSGGVFMLQMLKILDHFNLSQYDPKSFEKYQLLAETMHLSYADRAAYAGDPEFVDVPLKGLLDDDYISERASLIQLDQKNRNPKEGDPWAYEDEKNPSPIVSQPEDKTIGETTHFTVADQWGNVVSFTTTIEQLFGTGILVPEYGFFLNNELTDFDARPGGANEVQPNKRPLSSMTPTIIFKDNEPVMTVGSPGGTTIIASVSQTILNLLEYEMELQDAVEEPRIYTNSPTSYRYEVGVPLDVRTKLNDLGHRFGNSPIDIGNVQALLIDRKAGTFTGVADSSRNGTAVGVNLKLSAQ